One window of Papilio machaon chromosome 18, ilPapMach1.1, whole genome shotgun sequence genomic DNA carries:
- the LOC106721115 gene encoding uncharacterized protein LOC106721115 isoform X2, giving the protein MRSSVKTALCVLLITGFAFTAKASVPRQVTLNAGEKLQTSILTLNDNVVGCYLSNPKGDEIEFKPQNHSNDKYQLLDDTDFVKCQVTVRNLDSNDNGLWLLRSVSDAARTRTESYQVTVISTEGTTDTASNNITTTEESSKEILTTLTPGELLEETTIAQATEVILDTTTGKDDVTAVDIEHVYIRTKLGETHTLTIPEYDFLNNEKCYLVKPDGEQYDFEDMHISDVEIINDYTVACGIRIFVSREEMLGRWTLISRGTRFSTEVVERRLPFTIFLEETTSETPIIDTTKSVEVTSKDSTTQKENFETTIAELPKETTEKSYTTENYILETTTKKIEDVSIINIDPGYFVTKIGETHKVKIPEYDFLNSDECYIITPGGERHDIEHLQLYGIEAINDYNVACGVKIHIVSEDMVGDWMLVSRATRFSTEIVERRLPFTIVIEEIVNALPSEITIMEGKDIYIRLENATSFHTTCKLLDDRDEERVNVERDPRYVDKCGFIVRNAATNDTGIWKISYGVKTIYLAWARVTVYGHSDPSFQTHFTWTLDRPVTELMGPESTVYCKLVDASHNTVFDGFGRCNVTLSRVSNEHAGIWKMYVGLQGRVLTDEYDVHVSIRKADPKPAVSTSVVTNKPTVTLTCSVASSETLRSCKFRDPAGRILLATPGVGEGRYTFHGNSDSSVSGDRRLECGIQITDPVISDLGLWRCAMETDSDNYYGFLAALCPWAMRDPEVAASVRSEPVLEAESETVSGLEGESVTMSCSVQSPIRYCYFRAHNGTTFSISPGESTGTVEYAGAGFDAGECSIRFSNLLPTDSGRWSCHVGFLDHQEPEQTAQFSLTVRDTLVAEQRMEKGAVIVTGRVYDDRALDYCRFVRIDGFGFTTDNLPTGYRSDSQLSVGRCEIRIPKPSVLERHPWTVAARVQGMSFEFSKQTNHSLQMPEDGGDDDNTIVIYRFPFSWIFIIVIGLSLIIVGILVGPKKNRKWTYTKASTFRESFRRSFTRKVASEQTVPEKNTAMSA; this is encoded by the exons ATGCGGTCGTCAGTGAAGACGGCTTTGTGCGTTCTCTTAATTACAG GTTTCGCTTTCACCGCCAAGGCAAGCGTGCCGAGGCAAGTAACCCTTAATGCGGGTGAGAAACTTCAAACGTCGATATTGACCTTAAATGACAATGTAGTCGGATGTTACCTAAGCAACCCGAAAGGAGATGAGATAGAATTCAAGCCCCAAAATCATTCCAACGATAAATACCAACTGCTAGATGACACAgattttgtcaaatgtcaaGTCACAGTGAGGAATCTTGACAGTAACGACAATGGTCTTTGGTTACTCCGTTCTGTGTCAGATGCTGCAAGAACTCGCACTGAATCTTATCAAGTGACAGTCATCTCTACAG AAGGTACAACTGATACAGCATCGAATAATATAACTACGACTGAAGAATCTTCAAAAGAAATCCTAACAACTCTTACCCCTGGAGAACTATTAGAAGAAACAACAATCGCACAAGCAACAGAAGTAATTCTTGACACCACAACAGGAAAAGACGACGTTACCGCAGTAGATATAGAACATGTTTATATTAGAACAAAACTTGGCGAAACTCACACATTAACGATTCCAGAATATGATTTCTTAAACAACGAGAAATGCTATCTAGTGAAACCGGATGGAGAGCAATACGATTTTGAAGATATGCATATATCTGATGTAGAAATTATAAACGATTATACCGTAGCATGTGGTATTAGAATATTTGTGTCTAGAGAAGAAATGCTCGGACGATGGACGTTAATTTCAAGAGGCACAAGATTTAGTACTGAAGTTGTTGAAAGGCGTTTACCGTTTACTATCTTTTTAGAAG AAACTACAAGCGAAACACCAATTATAGACACAACAAAATCAGTAGAAGTAACTTCGAAAGATTCCACAacacaaaaagaaaacttcGAAACAACGATCGCTGAATTACCAAAGGAAACGACTGAAAAATCATACACAACTGAGAACTACATCTTAGAAACTACGACCAAGAAAATAGAAGATGTAAGCATTATAAACATTGATCCTGGATATTTTGTAACGAAAATCGGTGAAACGCACAAAGTAAAAATTCCCGAATACGATTTTCTGAATAGCGACGAATGTTACATCATAACTCCGGGCGGAGAACGTCATGACATAGAACACCTGCAGTTGTACGGAATAGAGGCAATTAATGATTATAACGTAGCTTGCGGAGTCAAAATCCATATTGTGTCTGAAGATATGGTCGGTGATTGGATGCTCGTGTCTCGTGCGACACGGTTCAGCACAGAGATTGTTGAAAGAAGATTGCCATTTACAATCGTCATAGAag aaATAGTAAATGCTTTACCAAGTGAGATAACGATTATGGAAGGTAAAGATATTTACATACGTCTAGAAAATGCTACTTCCTTCCATACTACGTGCAAGCTGCTAGATGATCGTGATGAAGAACGTGTTAATGTAGAAAGAGATCCAAGATATGTTGACAAGTGCGGTTTCATTGTAAGAAATGCCGCAACTAATGACACTGGCATCTGGAAGATATCGTATGgagtaaaaactatttacttaGCATGGGCTCGCGTCACTGTTTACG GTCACAGCGATCCGTCATTCCAAACGCATTTCACATGGACTTTGGATAGGCCAGTGACCGAACTTATGGGACCAGAAAGCACAGTCTACTGCAAATTGGTCGATGCCAGCCATAACACAGTGTTCGATGGCTTTGGCAGATGCAATGTTACGTTGTCGAGAGTGTCCAATGAACATGCTGGTATCTGGAAGATGTACGTCGGTCTGCAGGGACGTGTTCTAACAGACGAATATGATGTTCACGTTTCTATTAGGAAAGCAG ATCCCAAGCCTGCAGTATCAACATCAGTGGTCACAAACAAACCGACAGTAACACTCACGTGCTCTGTGGCGAGTTCGGAAACTCTACGTTCATGCAAGTTCCGCGACCCGGCAGGTCGTATCTTGCTCGCCACGCCCGGAGTTGGTGAAGGACGGTATACCTTCCACGGCAACAGTGATAG TTCTGTATCTGGAGATCGCCGCTTGGAGTGCGGTATTCAGATCACTGACCCTGTGATCAGCGACTTGGGTCTGTGGCGGTGCGCCATGGAGACTGACTCTGACAACTATTACGGATTCCTCGCGGCGCTCTGCCCCTGGGCCATGCGGGACCCCGAAGTGGCTGCAAGTGTACGATCTG AACCAGTTCTGGAAGCTGAGAGCGAGACGGTGTCTGGACTTGAGGGCGAGAGTGTAACCATGTCGTGTTCAGTGCAGTCCCCCATCAGATACTGCTACTTCAGAGCGCACAATGGAACCACATTCTCCATCAGTCCCG GAGAGTCAACAGGGACTGTCGAATACGCGGGCGCGGGCTTCGACGCGGGCGAATGTTCGATACGTTTCTCGAACCTGCTGCCAACTGACAGCGGCCGCTGGAGCTGCCACGTCGGCTTCCTCGACCACCAGGAGCCCGAGCAGACCGCACAGTTCTCGTTGACTGTTCgag aTACGCTGGTGGCTGAGCAGAGGATGGAGAAAGGCGCCGTGATTGTGACCGGGCGCGTGTATGATGACCGCGCTCTAGACTACTGCAGATTCGTCCGCATTGACGGATTCG GTTTCACGACGGACAACTTACCCACCGGGTACAGAAGCGATAGTCAACTGAGTGTGGGTAGATGTGAGATTCGCATCCCCAAGCCGTCAGTGTTGGAGCGACACCCGTGGACGGTGGCCGCGCGCGTGCAGGGCATGTCGTTCGAGTTCTCAAAACAGACCAACCACTCGCTACAAATGCCCGAAGACGGCGGTGATGATGATAACactattgttattt aCCGCTTCCCATTCTCGTGGATCTTCATCATCGTGATAGGGTTGTCTCTCATCATCGTCGGCATCTTGGTCGGTCCCAAGAAGAACAGAAAGTGGACGTACACGAAGGCTTCCACCTTCAGGGAGAGCTTCCGACGCAGCTTCACAAGGAAGGTGGCCAGCGAACAAACTGTTCCAGAGAAAAACACGGCGATGTCTGcttaa